One Drosophila kikkawai strain 14028-0561.14 chromosome 3L, DkikHiC1v2, whole genome shotgun sequence genomic window carries:
- the LOC108073787 gene encoding 5,10-methylenetetrahydrofolate reductase-like isoform X8, with protein sequence MAHFVDSPRQNFFSYVPCVTFASKQHGVKEPRIGPLIEGRQLQQRLYYGIEVMPHTDGIPVCLNLNRLLPFMPLFVSIAWLAKSSWDVEPLGRVDSLQLAKHLASKIPVMPHLTLYRLNDERLDQFLDLNFSNVLALRGSTIYENQTYAYSKTIVERAKEKFKDKATVCVAGFPEGYNIAEGEPPDLKIHLHYLKEKVDAGADCIITQACYRPEIIIDYVKKVRAAGITVPIMVGIAAHESFKKYKTIEKEQGARLPPRLHEKLAKMGNKFEKDVRTDPHLIRNLFVRINVNIICQILKADIQVYGFQIFTLNNFGATAGLLRELRQQKLFGEHSLFGFS encoded by the exons ATGGCTCACTTTGTCGACTCACCCCGCCAGAACTTCTTCTCGTATGTGCCCTGCGTGACCTTTGCCTCCAAACAGCACGGAGTAAAGGAGCCGCGGATTGGACCGCTTATCGAAGGACGACAGCTACAACAGCGTCTCTACTATGGCATAGAGGTGATGCCCCATACCGATGGGATTCCCGTCTGCCTGAACTTAAACCGCCTTCTGCCGTTTATGCCCCTGTTCGTCAGCATAGCCTGGTTAGCCAAGTCATCCTGGGATGTGGAGCCCTTAGGCCGGGTGGATAGCCTGCAGCTAGCCAAGCATCTAGCCTCCAAAATACCCGTGATGCCGCACTTGACTCTTTATAGACTAAACGATGAAAGATTGGATCAGTTCCTGGATCTTAACTTTAGCAATGTTTTGGCGTTAAGGGGGAGTACGATCTATGAAAATCAGACATATGCATATAGCAAAACTATTGTGGAGAGGGCAAAGGAAAAGTTCAAAG ATAAAGCAACAGTCTGTGTGGCTGGTTTTCCAGAGGGATATAATATAGCCGAAGGGGAACCTCCGGATCTTAAGATTCACTTGCATTACCTGAAAGAAAAG GTGGATGCTGGAGCGGATTGCATCATCACACAGGCCTGTTACCGACCAGAGATCATTATAGACTACGTGAAAAAAGTCCGGGCAGCGGGCATTACGGTTCCCATAATGGTAGGAATTGCAGCCCACGAATCCTTCAAGAAATACAAGACAATAGAGAAGGAGCAAGGAGCCAGATTACCGCCTAGATTGCATGAAAAACTGGCTAAGATGGGCAATAAGTTTGAAAAGGACGTTAGGACAGATCCGCATTTGAttcgaaatttgtttgttCGCATCAacgtaaatattatttgtcaAATTCTAAAGGCAGATATACAAGTTTATGGATTTCAAATTTTTACGCTCAACAATTTTGGAGCTACGGCAGGCCTGCTAAGGGAACTTCGGCAACAAAAACTGTTCGGAG
- the LOC108073787 gene encoding 5,10-methylenetetrahydrofolate reductase-like isoform X4, protein MAHFVDSPRQNFFSYVPCVTFASKQHGVKEPRIGPLIEGRQLQQRLYYGIEVMPHTDGIPVCLNLNRLLPFMPLFVSIAWLAKSSWDVEPLGRVDSLQLAKHLASKIPVMPHLTLYRLNDERLDQFLDLNFSNVLALRGSTIYENQTYAYSKTIVERAKEKFKDKATVCVAGFPEGYNIAEGEPPDLKIHLHYLKEKVDAGADCIITQACYRPEIIIDYVKKVRAAGITVPIMVGIAAHESFKKYKTIEKEQGARLPPRLHEKLAKMGNKFEKDVRTDPHLIRNLFVRINVNIICQILKADIQVYGFQIFTLNNFGATAGLLRELRQQKLFGEMHFCCGSFGFPPLGPLLCVFLLPLDLPCVV, encoded by the exons ATGGCTCACTTTGTCGACTCACCCCGCCAGAACTTCTTCTCGTATGTGCCCTGCGTGACCTTTGCCTCCAAACAGCACGGAGTAAAGGAGCCGCGGATTGGACCGCTTATCGAAGGACGACAGCTACAACAGCGTCTCTACTATGGCATAGAGGTGATGCCCCATACCGATGGGATTCCCGTCTGCCTGAACTTAAACCGCCTTCTGCCGTTTATGCCCCTGTTCGTCAGCATAGCCTGGTTAGCCAAGTCATCCTGGGATGTGGAGCCCTTAGGCCGGGTGGATAGCCTGCAGCTAGCCAAGCATCTAGCCTCCAAAATACCCGTGATGCCGCACTTGACTCTTTATAGACTAAACGATGAAAGATTGGATCAGTTCCTGGATCTTAACTTTAGCAATGTTTTGGCGTTAAGGGGGAGTACGATCTATGAAAATCAGACATATGCATATAGCAAAACTATTGTGGAGAGGGCAAAGGAAAAGTTCAAAG ATAAAGCAACAGTCTGTGTGGCTGGTTTTCCAGAGGGATATAATATAGCCGAAGGGGAACCTCCGGATCTTAAGATTCACTTGCATTACCTGAAAGAAAAG GTGGATGCTGGAGCGGATTGCATCATCACACAGGCCTGTTACCGACCAGAGATCATTATAGACTACGTGAAAAAAGTCCGGGCAGCGGGCATTACGGTTCCCATAATGGTAGGAATTGCAGCCCACGAATCCTTCAAGAAATACAAGACAATAGAGAAGGAGCAAGGAGCCAGATTACCGCCTAGATTGCATGAAAAACTGGCTAAGATGGGCAATAAGTTTGAAAAGGACGTTAGGACAGATCCGCATTTGAttcgaaatttgtttgttCGCATCAacgtaaatattatttgtcaAATTCTAAAGGCAGATATACAAGTTTATGGATTTCAAATTTTTACGCTCAACAATTTTGGAGCTACGGCAGGCCTGCTAAGGGAACTTCGGCAACAAAAACTGTTCGGAG AAATGCATTTCTGCTGCGGTTCATTTGGTTTTCCTCCTCTTGGCCcccttttgtgtgtttttctgcTGCCTCTTGATTTGCCATGCGtcgtttaa
- the LOC108073787 gene encoding 5,10-methylenetetrahydrofolate reductase-like isoform X3 codes for MAHFVDSPRQNFFSYVPCVTFASKQHGVKEPRIGPLIEGRQLQQRLYYGIEVMPHTDGIPVCLNLNRLLPFMPLFVSIAWLAKSSWDVEPLGRVDSLQLAKHLASKIPVMPHLTLYRLNDERLDQFLDLNFSNVLALRGSTIYENQTYAYSKTIVERAKEKFKDKATVCVAGFPEGYNIAEGEPPDLKIHLHYLKEKVDAGADCIITQACYRPEIIIDYVKKVRAAGITVPIMVGIAAHESFKKYKTIEKEQGARLPPRLHEKLAKMGNKFEKDVRTDPHLIRNLFVRINVNIICQILKADIQVYGFQIFTLNNFGATAGLLRELRQQKLFGDRNKGRPRQCLDNYSQIYLAFNNDTQKLSFYVTAQW; via the exons ATGGCTCACTTTGTCGACTCACCCCGCCAGAACTTCTTCTCGTATGTGCCCTGCGTGACCTTTGCCTCCAAACAGCACGGAGTAAAGGAGCCGCGGATTGGACCGCTTATCGAAGGACGACAGCTACAACAGCGTCTCTACTATGGCATAGAGGTGATGCCCCATACCGATGGGATTCCCGTCTGCCTGAACTTAAACCGCCTTCTGCCGTTTATGCCCCTGTTCGTCAGCATAGCCTGGTTAGCCAAGTCATCCTGGGATGTGGAGCCCTTAGGCCGGGTGGATAGCCTGCAGCTAGCCAAGCATCTAGCCTCCAAAATACCCGTGATGCCGCACTTGACTCTTTATAGACTAAACGATGAAAGATTGGATCAGTTCCTGGATCTTAACTTTAGCAATGTTTTGGCGTTAAGGGGGAGTACGATCTATGAAAATCAGACATATGCATATAGCAAAACTATTGTGGAGAGGGCAAAGGAAAAGTTCAAAG ATAAAGCAACAGTCTGTGTGGCTGGTTTTCCAGAGGGATATAATATAGCCGAAGGGGAACCTCCGGATCTTAAGATTCACTTGCATTACCTGAAAGAAAAG GTGGATGCTGGAGCGGATTGCATCATCACACAGGCCTGTTACCGACCAGAGATCATTATAGACTACGTGAAAAAAGTCCGGGCAGCGGGCATTACGGTTCCCATAATGGTAGGAATTGCAGCCCACGAATCCTTCAAGAAATACAAGACAATAGAGAAGGAGCAAGGAGCCAGATTACCGCCTAGATTGCATGAAAAACTGGCTAAGATGGGCAATAAGTTTGAAAAGGACGTTAGGACAGATCCGCATTTGAttcgaaatttgtttgttCGCATCAacgtaaatattatttgtcaAATTCTAAAGGCAGATATACAAGTTTATGGATTTCAAATTTTTACGCTCAACAATTTTGGAGCTACGGCAGGCCTGCTAAGGGAACTTCGGCAACAAAAACTGTTCGGAG
- the LOC108073839 gene encoding uncharacterized protein — MAHCTPASSGSNPLAYVPCVTFAPEQHVVKEQRIGPLIAEQQAQQRLFYGLEIMPRSRGQPVCLDFNRFLPVLPIFVSLVWLGPNYWDVEPIDQVDSLQLAMHLASKIPVMPHLTLYRLNDERLDQFLDLNFRNVLALRGDSVYSGQKYTISKSIVERAKRRSGDTISICVGGFPEGYNNITEGVEPDLTSHIQFLKEKISAGVDCIITQVCYRPEAIIRFVRQVRAAGITVPIMVGIMTHQSFTKYTFMENLTGAKLSPDLRQELVQIQSESDLTKRFFIRLNVHIIRSILEADLNVFGFQIFTMNNFEAVEALLKELHLQKLFGNKETELGNSN, encoded by the exons ATGGCCCACTGCACGCCGGCCTCCTCGGGTTCAAATCCTTTGGCCTACGTGCCCTGCGTGACCTTTGCCCCTGAACAGCACGTGGTTAAGGAGCAGCGCATAGGACCACTCATTGCCGAGCAGCAGGCACAGCAGCGTCTCTTCTATGGTTTGGAAATAATGCCACGTTCTAGAGGCCAGCCGGTTTGCTTGGATTTCAACCGCTTCCTGCCGGTTCTGCCCATATTCGTTAGCCTGGTCTGGCTGGGCCCGAATTACTGGGATGTGGAGCCCATAGACCAGGTGGATAGCCTACAGCTGGCCATGCATCTAGCCTCTAAAATACCCGTGATGCCGCACTTGACCCTCTATAGGCTAAATGATGAAAGGTTGGATCAGTTTTTGGATCTTAACTTTCGCAATGTTTTGGCCTTAAGGGGAGATTCGGTTTACTCGGGACAGAAATATACCATAAGTAAATCTATTGTGGAAAGAGCGAAAAGAAGGTCAGGGG ATACAATATCCATCTGCGTGGGTGGCTTTCCAGAGGGCTATAATAATATAACCGAAGGGGTAGAGCCAGATCTAACAAGTCACATACAATTCCTGAAAGAAAAG ATATCTGCTGGTGTAGATTGCATCATCACCCAGGTGTGCTATCGACCTGAGGCCATTATCCGTTTCGTGAGACAAGTCCGGGCAGCTGGCATTACGGTGCCCATCATGGTGGGAATTATGACTCACCAGAGCTTCACTAAATACACCTTCATGGAGAATTTAACAGGGGCCAAACTATCACCCGATTTACGCCAGGAACTTGTCCAGATTCAGAGTGAATCTGACCTAACTAAAAGATTTTTTATTCGCCTCAATGTTCATATTATAAGAAGTATTCTAGAGGCtgatttaaatgtatttgGCTTCCAAATCTTTACCATGAACAATTTTGAAGCTGTTGAAGCTTTGCTAAAGGAACTTCATCTTCAAAAATTATTTGGTAACAAGGAAACAGAGCTAGGAAACTCCAATTAA
- the LOC108073787 gene encoding 5,10-methylenetetrahydrofolate reductase-like isoform X9, with protein MAHFVDSPRQNFFSYVPCVTFASKQHGVKEPRIGPLIEGRQLQQRLYYGIEVMPHTDGIPVCLNLNRLLPFMPLFVSIAWLAKSSWDVEPLGRVDSLQLAKHLASKIPVMPHLTLYRLNDERLDQFLDLNFSNVLALRGSTIYENQTYAYSKTIVERAKEKFKDKATVCVAGFPEGYNIAEGEPPDLKIHLHYLKEKVDAGADCIITQACYRPEIIIDYVKKVRAAGITVPIMVGIAAHESFKKYKTIEKEQGARLPPRLHEKLAKMGNKFEKDVRTDPHLIRNLFVRINVNIICQILKADIQVYGFQIFTLNNFGATAGLLRELRQQKLFGVL; from the exons ATGGCTCACTTTGTCGACTCACCCCGCCAGAACTTCTTCTCGTATGTGCCCTGCGTGACCTTTGCCTCCAAACAGCACGGAGTAAAGGAGCCGCGGATTGGACCGCTTATCGAAGGACGACAGCTACAACAGCGTCTCTACTATGGCATAGAGGTGATGCCCCATACCGATGGGATTCCCGTCTGCCTGAACTTAAACCGCCTTCTGCCGTTTATGCCCCTGTTCGTCAGCATAGCCTGGTTAGCCAAGTCATCCTGGGATGTGGAGCCCTTAGGCCGGGTGGATAGCCTGCAGCTAGCCAAGCATCTAGCCTCCAAAATACCCGTGATGCCGCACTTGACTCTTTATAGACTAAACGATGAAAGATTGGATCAGTTCCTGGATCTTAACTTTAGCAATGTTTTGGCGTTAAGGGGGAGTACGATCTATGAAAATCAGACATATGCATATAGCAAAACTATTGTGGAGAGGGCAAAGGAAAAGTTCAAAG ATAAAGCAACAGTCTGTGTGGCTGGTTTTCCAGAGGGATATAATATAGCCGAAGGGGAACCTCCGGATCTTAAGATTCACTTGCATTACCTGAAAGAAAAG GTGGATGCTGGAGCGGATTGCATCATCACACAGGCCTGTTACCGACCAGAGATCATTATAGACTACGTGAAAAAAGTCCGGGCAGCGGGCATTACGGTTCCCATAATGGTAGGAATTGCAGCCCACGAATCCTTCAAGAAATACAAGACAATAGAGAAGGAGCAAGGAGCCAGATTACCGCCTAGATTGCATGAAAAACTGGCTAAGATGGGCAATAAGTTTGAAAAGGACGTTAGGACAGATCCGCATTTGAttcgaaatttgtttgttCGCATCAacgtaaatattatttgtcaAATTCTAAAGGCAGATATACAAGTTTATGGATTTCAAATTTTTACGCTCAACAATTTTGGAGCTACGGCAGGCCTGCTAAGGGAACTTCGGCAACAAAAACTGTTCGGAG
- the LOC108073787 gene encoding 5,10-methylenetetrahydrofolate reductase-like isoform X6 produces MAHFVDSPRQNFFSYVPCVTFASKQHGVKEPRIGPLIEGRQLQQRLYYGIEVMPHTDGIPVCLNLNRLLPFMPLFVSIAWLAKSSWDVEPLGRVDSLQLAKHLASKIPVMPHLTLYRLNDERLDQFLDLNFSNVLALRGSTIYENQTYAYSKTIVERAKEKFKDKATVCVAGFPEGYNIAEGEPPDLKIHLHYLKEKVDAGADCIITQACYRPEIIIDYVKKVRAAGITVPIMVGIAAHESFKKYKTIEKEQGARLPPRLHEKLAKMGNKFEKDVRTDPHLIRNLFVRINVNIICQILKADIQVYGFQIFTLNNFGATAGLLRELRQQKLFGEGSNRNNKIEALRKL; encoded by the exons ATGGCTCACTTTGTCGACTCACCCCGCCAGAACTTCTTCTCGTATGTGCCCTGCGTGACCTTTGCCTCCAAACAGCACGGAGTAAAGGAGCCGCGGATTGGACCGCTTATCGAAGGACGACAGCTACAACAGCGTCTCTACTATGGCATAGAGGTGATGCCCCATACCGATGGGATTCCCGTCTGCCTGAACTTAAACCGCCTTCTGCCGTTTATGCCCCTGTTCGTCAGCATAGCCTGGTTAGCCAAGTCATCCTGGGATGTGGAGCCCTTAGGCCGGGTGGATAGCCTGCAGCTAGCCAAGCATCTAGCCTCCAAAATACCCGTGATGCCGCACTTGACTCTTTATAGACTAAACGATGAAAGATTGGATCAGTTCCTGGATCTTAACTTTAGCAATGTTTTGGCGTTAAGGGGGAGTACGATCTATGAAAATCAGACATATGCATATAGCAAAACTATTGTGGAGAGGGCAAAGGAAAAGTTCAAAG ATAAAGCAACAGTCTGTGTGGCTGGTTTTCCAGAGGGATATAATATAGCCGAAGGGGAACCTCCGGATCTTAAGATTCACTTGCATTACCTGAAAGAAAAG GTGGATGCTGGAGCGGATTGCATCATCACACAGGCCTGTTACCGACCAGAGATCATTATAGACTACGTGAAAAAAGTCCGGGCAGCGGGCATTACGGTTCCCATAATGGTAGGAATTGCAGCCCACGAATCCTTCAAGAAATACAAGACAATAGAGAAGGAGCAAGGAGCCAGATTACCGCCTAGATTGCATGAAAAACTGGCTAAGATGGGCAATAAGTTTGAAAAGGACGTTAGGACAGATCCGCATTTGAttcgaaatttgtttgttCGCATCAacgtaaatattatttgtcaAATTCTAAAGGCAGATATACAAGTTTATGGATTTCAAATTTTTACGCTCAACAATTTTGGAGCTACGGCAGGCCTGCTAAGGGAACTTCGGCAACAAAAACTGTTCGGAG
- the LOC108073787 gene encoding 5,10-methylenetetrahydrofolate reductase-like isoform X7 — MAHFVDSPRQNFFSYVPCVTFASKQHGVKEPRIGPLIEGRQLQQRLYYGIEVMPHTDGIPVCLNLNRLLPFMPLFVSIAWLAKSSWDVEPLGRVDSLQLAKHLASKIPVMPHLTLYRLNDERLDQFLDLNFSNVLALRGSTIYENQTYAYSKTIVERAKEKFKDKATVCVAGFPEGYNIAEGEPPDLKIHLHYLKEKVDAGADCIITQACYRPEIIIDYVKKVRAAGITVPIMVGIAAHESFKKYKTIEKEQGARLPPRLHEKLAKMGNKFEKDVRTDPHLIRNLFVRINVNIICQILKADIQVYGFQIFTLNNFGATAGLLRELRQQKLFGENPAKQCKLRDDLT, encoded by the exons ATGGCTCACTTTGTCGACTCACCCCGCCAGAACTTCTTCTCGTATGTGCCCTGCGTGACCTTTGCCTCCAAACAGCACGGAGTAAAGGAGCCGCGGATTGGACCGCTTATCGAAGGACGACAGCTACAACAGCGTCTCTACTATGGCATAGAGGTGATGCCCCATACCGATGGGATTCCCGTCTGCCTGAACTTAAACCGCCTTCTGCCGTTTATGCCCCTGTTCGTCAGCATAGCCTGGTTAGCCAAGTCATCCTGGGATGTGGAGCCCTTAGGCCGGGTGGATAGCCTGCAGCTAGCCAAGCATCTAGCCTCCAAAATACCCGTGATGCCGCACTTGACTCTTTATAGACTAAACGATGAAAGATTGGATCAGTTCCTGGATCTTAACTTTAGCAATGTTTTGGCGTTAAGGGGGAGTACGATCTATGAAAATCAGACATATGCATATAGCAAAACTATTGTGGAGAGGGCAAAGGAAAAGTTCAAAG ATAAAGCAACAGTCTGTGTGGCTGGTTTTCCAGAGGGATATAATATAGCCGAAGGGGAACCTCCGGATCTTAAGATTCACTTGCATTACCTGAAAGAAAAG GTGGATGCTGGAGCGGATTGCATCATCACACAGGCCTGTTACCGACCAGAGATCATTATAGACTACGTGAAAAAAGTCCGGGCAGCGGGCATTACGGTTCCCATAATGGTAGGAATTGCAGCCCACGAATCCTTCAAGAAATACAAGACAATAGAGAAGGAGCAAGGAGCCAGATTACCGCCTAGATTGCATGAAAAACTGGCTAAGATGGGCAATAAGTTTGAAAAGGACGTTAGGACAGATCCGCATTTGAttcgaaatttgtttgttCGCATCAacgtaaatattatttgtcaAATTCTAAAGGCAGATATACAAGTTTATGGATTTCAAATTTTTACGCTCAACAATTTTGGAGCTACGGCAGGCCTGCTAAGGGAACTTCGGCAACAAAAACTGTTCGGAG
- the LOC108073787 gene encoding 5,10-methylenetetrahydrofolate reductase-like isoform X5, whose product MAHFVDSPRQNFFSYVPCVTFASKQHGVKEPRIGPLIEGRQLQQRLYYGIEVMPHTDGIPVCLNLNRLLPFMPLFVSIAWLAKSSWDVEPLGRVDSLQLAKHLASKIPVMPHLTLYRLNDERLDQFLDLNFSNVLALRGSTIYENQTYAYSKTIVERAKEKFKDKATVCVAGFPEGYNIAEGEPPDLKIHLHYLKEKVDAGADCIITQACYRPEIIIDYVKKVRAAGITVPIMVGIAAHESFKKYKTIEKEQGARLPPRLHEKLAKMGNKFEKDVRTDPHLIRNLFVRINVNIICQILKADIQVYGFQIFTLNNFGATAGLLRELRQQKLFGGKEMSRRIQKIDYEIFTLNI is encoded by the exons ATGGCTCACTTTGTCGACTCACCCCGCCAGAACTTCTTCTCGTATGTGCCCTGCGTGACCTTTGCCTCCAAACAGCACGGAGTAAAGGAGCCGCGGATTGGACCGCTTATCGAAGGACGACAGCTACAACAGCGTCTCTACTATGGCATAGAGGTGATGCCCCATACCGATGGGATTCCCGTCTGCCTGAACTTAAACCGCCTTCTGCCGTTTATGCCCCTGTTCGTCAGCATAGCCTGGTTAGCCAAGTCATCCTGGGATGTGGAGCCCTTAGGCCGGGTGGATAGCCTGCAGCTAGCCAAGCATCTAGCCTCCAAAATACCCGTGATGCCGCACTTGACTCTTTATAGACTAAACGATGAAAGATTGGATCAGTTCCTGGATCTTAACTTTAGCAATGTTTTGGCGTTAAGGGGGAGTACGATCTATGAAAATCAGACATATGCATATAGCAAAACTATTGTGGAGAGGGCAAAGGAAAAGTTCAAAG ATAAAGCAACAGTCTGTGTGGCTGGTTTTCCAGAGGGATATAATATAGCCGAAGGGGAACCTCCGGATCTTAAGATTCACTTGCATTACCTGAAAGAAAAG GTGGATGCTGGAGCGGATTGCATCATCACACAGGCCTGTTACCGACCAGAGATCATTATAGACTACGTGAAAAAAGTCCGGGCAGCGGGCATTACGGTTCCCATAATGGTAGGAATTGCAGCCCACGAATCCTTCAAGAAATACAAGACAATAGAGAAGGAGCAAGGAGCCAGATTACCGCCTAGATTGCATGAAAAACTGGCTAAGATGGGCAATAAGTTTGAAAAGGACGTTAGGACAGATCCGCATTTGAttcgaaatttgtttgttCGCATCAacgtaaatattatttgtcaAATTCTAAAGGCAGATATACAAGTTTATGGATTTCAAATTTTTACGCTCAACAATTTTGGAGCTACGGCAGGCCTGCTAAGGGAACTTCGGCAACAAAAACTGTTCGGAG
- the LOC108073865 gene encoding methylenetetrahydrofolate reductase (NADPH)-like: MAGAVVIRRFASLGAFRSLQTFQMLPKDGQQGQGQNRNSCTYNPTLTFAPGQNGGGEQRIGPLVAEQQKKGRLFYGIEVLARTRKEPVNLDFNTFLPVLPIFVSVVWHSLRYWDVEPISEVDCIVLCKLLAKRLPTMPHLTCYRMSKQRMDQFLDLEFKNLLALRGDDAEPKQEFTFSADLTQFAKCRFGDRISVSVAGFPDGYTRSERTPEHMERNLKIMKAKVEAGADCIITQMCYKPDAIIKYVKDCRAAGITVPILLGIMAPDTYACYKNMIKKGEAELPPDLAEEVERLQCEILTDPSQNSDQISQFFVNYNVRLICEVLAACDDVWGIVFFTLNRFGSVHLTLKELQKIGLFNEVS; the protein is encoded by the exons ATGGCGGGAGCTGTTGTTATTCGACGATTCGCCAGCTTGGGAGCGTTTCGATCGTTGCAGACGTTTCAAATGCTACCGAAAGATGGCCAGCAGGGTCAAGGTCAAAACCGCAACTCGTGTACGTATAACCCCACCTTGACCTTTGCCCCTGGCCAGAATGGAGGCGGAGAGCAGCGAATCGGACCGCTGGTCGCTGAGCAGCAGAAAAAAGGACGCCTTTTCTACGGCATTGAGGTACTGGCCCGTACCCGAAAGGAACCTGTGAACCTGGACTTTAATACCTTCCTGCCGGTGCTGCCCATCTTTGTCAGCGTCGTCTGGCATTCCCTACGCTATTGGGATGTGGAGCCCATCAGTGAAGTGGACTGCATTGTGCTGTGCAAGCTTTTGGCTAAGCGATTACCCACAATGCCGCATCTCACCTGTTATCGAATGTCCAAGCAGCGGATGGATCAATTCCTGGACTTGGAATTTAAGAATCTATTGGCCCTGCGAGGTGATGATGCAGAGCCTAAGCAGGAGTTTACGTTCTCGGCTGATTTGACACAGTTTGCGAAATGCAGGTTTGGAG ATAGAATATCTGTATCCGTGGCTGGTTTCCCAGATGGCTACACCCGCAGCGAAAGGACTCCGGAGCATATGGAGCGAAACTTGAAGATTATGAAGGCAAAG GTCGAAGCCGGTGCCGACTGCATCATCACTCAGATGTGCTACAAGCCGGATGCCATCATCAAGTACGTAAAGGATTGCCGGGCGGCGGGCATTACAGTTCCCATCCTGCTTGGCATCATGGCTCCCGATACCTACGCCTGCTACAAAAATATGATTAAAAAGGGCGAGGCTGAACTTCCGCCGGATCTGGCAGAAGAAGTTGAACGGCTTCAGTGTGAAATATTGACGGATCCCAGCCAGAATTCAGATCAAATTAGCCAATTCTTTGTCAACTACAACGTTCGTCTCATTTGCGAGGTCCTGGCCGCCTGCGATGACGTCTGGGGCATTGTCTTCTTCACTCTCAACAGGTTCGGAAGTGTTCATCTTACTCTCAAGGAGCTACAAAAAATTGGATTATTTAATGAGGTGTCCTAA